From the genome of Paracidovorax avenae:
TGGTTGCGGGCGTCGGCCCAGACCAGGGCCGCCACGTAGGCGGCCGTGCAGGCCAGGGCGGCGGCGACGGCGGTGCGCGGATTCATGGCGCCGGTGTATCAGTCCGGGGCGCCGGACCGGGCCGGCGTTTCGGCGAAGGACCAGCGCTTGTGGCCCAGGTAGCTCGTGAACACCGGCACCACCACGCCCACCGCGTGCGCGATCTCGGGTGCGAAGGCCGTGATGCCGAGCGCGGGCAGTACCCACTTCAGCAGGACCATGCTCACGGCCCAGGTCTGCGCCACGGCCAGCAGGTTCACCAGCACGAAGAACATCGCCGACTTGTGCGTGGACTGCGTGCTCGCCTTGAAGACGAAAGCGCGCGCCAGTACGAAGGCCGTGCACATGCCCACGCAGTAGGCTGCGATCA
Proteins encoded in this window:
- a CDS encoding GtrA family protein; the protein is MIAAFRSKQFLAFLVTGGVAALANFGSRIAFSHWMPFSAAVIAAYCVGMCTAFVLARAFVFKASTQSTHKSAMFFVLVNLLAVAQTWAVSMVLLKWVLPALGITAFAPEIAHAVGVVVPVFTSYLGHKRWSFAETPARSGAPD